The Papaver somniferum cultivar HN1 unplaced genomic scaffold, ASM357369v1 unplaced-scaffold_107, whole genome shotgun sequence genome includes a region encoding these proteins:
- the LOC113328301 gene encoding F-box protein SKIP14-like produces the protein MADLSYVQIIYKFSRSTVRSDTRLWMDIHIDQPASRERITDDDLLQLANRAQGNLRTLSLVKCSRITDDGLKRVFETNLGLIKLNVPGCTGLTVEGILKCLKNFKSRNTPSGGIKQLRVGERYDVQQVHFEELKSLIGEESCTQRSNVKRLSFYGQRYFQPCGDDDCAMDIEVCPRCHFCRMVYDCPAESCQGENVEPQSCRACRFCISRCYQCGRCINDVELEETFCLEPLCSDCRNQVKV, from the exons ATGGCG GATCTTTCGTATGTCCAAATTATCTACAAATTCTCACGCAGTACTGTTCGGAGTGATACTCGTTTGTGGATGGATATTCATATAGATCAGCCGGCATCAAGGGAACGGATCACAGACGATGATCTTCTGCAGCTAGCTAACAGGGCTCAAGGAAACTTGAGAACTTTGAGTCTGGTCAAGTGTTCTAGGATAACAGATGATGGTCTGAAGCGTGTGTTCGAAACAAATCTAGGATTAATCAAGCTGAATGTTCCAGGATGCACGGGACTAACTGTTGAAGGGATCCTGAAATGCTTGAAGAATTTCAAGTCTAGAAATACGCCATCAGGTGGGATTAAGCAGCTAAGAGTTGGTGAACGTTACGATGTGCAACAGGTACACTTCGAAGAGTTGAAGTCCTTAATTGGTGAGGAAAGTTGCACACAGAGGTCTAATGTTAAAAGGCTGAGTTTCTATGGGCAGCGGTACTTCCAGCCTTGCGGTGATGATGATTGTGCCATGGATATTGAGGTTTGCCCGAGATGTCACTTCTGTAGGATGGTTTATGATTGTCCAGCAGAGAGCTGCCAAGGTGAAAATGTGGAACCTCAGTCCTGCAGAGCGTGTAGATTTTGCATTTCACGGTGTTATCAATGTGGCCGGTGCATCAATGATGTCGAACTTGAGGAAACCTTTTGTTTAGAGCCACTTTGCTCTGATTGCCGGAATCAGGTGAAGGTTTGA